One Bos taurus isolate L1 Dominette 01449 registration number 42190680 breed Hereford chromosome 16, ARS-UCD2.0, whole genome shotgun sequence DNA window includes the following coding sequences:
- the MDM4 gene encoding protein Mdm4 isoform X1, whose amino-acid sequence MTSFSTSAPCSAPDSARRISPEQTNQVRPKLPLLKILQAAGAQGEMFTVKEVMHYLGQYIMVKQLYDQQEQHMVYCGGDLLGELLGRQSFSVKDPSPLYDMLRKNLVALATAATDAAQTLAIAQEHSMDIPSQDHLKQSVEESSNSRKRTEEGNIPTLPTSQYKCKNSREDEDLVANLTQEETSRLDLGFEEWDVAGLPWWFLGNLRNNYTPRSNGSTDLQTNQDIGTAIVSDTTDDLWFLNESVSEQFGVGKKVEAADPEQTSEEVGKLIDKKVTEVGKNDDLEDPKSISDDTDIEVTSEDEWQCTECKKFNSPSKRYCFRCWALRKDWYSDCSKLTHSLSTSDITAIPEKQESEGVDVPDCRRTVSAPVVRPKDTYVKEESSKHFDPCNSVEFLDLAHSSESQETISSMGEQSDNLFEQRKDTENMEDCQNLLKPCSLCEKRPRNGNIIHGRTGHLVTCFHCARRLKKAGASCPICKKEIQLVIKVFVA is encoded by the exons GTACGACCAAAACTGCCTCTTTTGAAGATTTTGCAAGCAGCAGGTGCACAAGGTGAAATGTTCACTGTTAAAGAG GTCATGCATTATCTAGGCCAGTATATCATGGTGAAGCAGCTTTATGATCAGCAGGAGCAGCATATGGTATATTGTGGTGGAGATCTTTTGGGAGAACTACTAGGTCGTCAGAGCTTCTCTGTGAAAGATCCAAG CCCTCTCTATGATATGCTAAGAAAGAATCTTGTCGCATTAGCTACTGCTGCTACAG ATGCTGCTCAGACTCTCGCTATCGCACAGGAGCACAGTATGGATATTCCAAGTCAAGACCACCTGAAG CAAAGTGTAGAGGAAAGTTCCAATTCCAGGAAAAGAACTGAAGAAGGCAATATTCCCACACTGCCTACCTCACAgtataaatgcaaaaattctaGAGAAG ATGAAGACTTGGTAGCAAATTTAACTCAAGAAGAGACGTCAAGACTGGACCTCGGGTTTGAGGAGTGGGATGTAGCTGGCTTGCCTTGGTGGTTTTTAGGAAACTTGAGAAATAACTATACACCTAGAAGTAATGGCTCAACTGATTTACAGACAAATCAG gATATAGGTACTGCCATTGTTTCAGACACCACAGATGACTTGTGGTTTTTGAATGAGTCAGTGTCAGAGCAATTTGGTGTTGGAAAAAAAGTTGAAGCTGCTGATCCTGAACAAACAAGTGAAGAAGTAGGGAAATTGATAGACAAAAAG GTGACTGAAGTGGGAAAAAATGATGACCTTGAGGACCCTAAATCCATAAGTGACGATACTGATATAGAAGTTACCTCTGAG GATGAGTGGCAGTGTACTGAGTGCAAGAAATTTAACTCTCCAAGCAAGAGGTACTGTTTTCGTTGCTGGGCCTTGAGGAAGGATTGGTATTCAGATTGTTCTAAGTTAACCCATTCTCTCTCCACGTCTGATATCACTGCCATACCTGAAAAGCAAGAAAGCGAAGGAGTTGATGTCCCTGACTGCAGAAGAACTGTATCAGCTCCAGTTGTTAGACCTAAAGATACATACGTAAAGGAAGAAAGCTCGAAACATTTTGATCCTTGCAACTCGGTGGAATTCTTGGATTTGGCTCATAGTTCCGAAAGCCAGGAGACCATATCAAGCATGGGAGAACAATCAGATAACCTTTTTGAACAgagaaaagatacagaaaacatGGAGGATTGCCAGAATCTTTTGAAGCCATGTAGTCTGTGTGAGAAAAGACCACGAAACGGGAACATTATTCACGGGAGGACAGGCCATCTTGTCACTTGTTTTCATTGTGCCAGAAGACTAAAGAAGGCTGGGGCTTCTTGTCCTATTTGCAAGAAAGAGATTCAGTTGGTTATTAAGGTTTTTGTAGCATAG
- the MDM4 gene encoding protein Mdm4 (The RefSeq protein has 1 substitution compared to this genomic sequence), whose product MTSFSTSAPCSAPDSARRISPEQTNQVRPKLPLLKILQAAGAQGEMFTVKEVMHYLGQYIMVKQLYDQQEQHMVYCGGDLLGELLGRQSFSVKDPSPLYDMLRKNLVTLATAATDAAQTLAIAQEHSMDIPSQDHLKQSVEESSNSRKRTEEGNIPTLPTSQYKCKNSREDEDLVANLTQEETSRLDLGFEEWDVAGLPWWFLGNLRNNYTPRSNGSTDLQTNQDIGTAIVSDTTDDLWFLNESVSEQFGVGKKVEAADPEQTSEEVGKLIDKKVTEVGKNDDLEDPKSISDDTDIEVTSEDEWQCTECKKFNSPSKRYCFRCWALRKDWYSDCSKLTHSLSTSDITAIPEKQESEGVDVPDCRRTVSAPVVRPKDTYVKEESSKHFDPCNSVEFLDLAHSSESQETISSMGEQSDNLFEQRKDTENMEDCQNLLKPCSLCEKRPRNGNIIHGRTGHLVTCFHCARRLKKAGASCPICKKEIQLVIKVFVA is encoded by the exons GTACGACCAAAACTGCCTCTTTTGAAGATTTTGCAAGCAGCAGGTGCACAAGGTGAAATGTTCACTGTTAAAGAG GTCATGCATTATCTAGGCCAGTATATCATGGTGAAGCAGCTTTATGATCAGCAGGAGCAGCATATGGTATATTGTGGTGGAGATCTTTTGGGAGAACTACTAGGTCGTCAGAGCTTCTCTGTGAAAGATCCAAG CCCTCTCTATGATATGCTAAGAAAGAATCTTGTCGCATTAGCTACTGCTGCTACAG ATGCTGCTCAGACTCTCGCTATCGCACAGGAGCACAGTATGGATATTCCAAGTCAAGACCACCTGAAG CAAAGTGTAGAGGAAAGTTCCAATTCCAGGAAAAGAACTGAAGAAGGCAATATTCCCACACTGCCTACCTCACAgtataaatgcaaaaattctaGAGAAG ATGAAGACTTGGTAGCAAATTTAACTCAAGAAGAGACGTCAAGACTGGACCTCGGGTTTGAGGAGTGGGATGTAGCTGGCTTGCCTTGGTGGTTTTTAGGAAACTTGAGAAATAACTATACACCTAGAAGTAATGGCTCAACTGATTTACAGACAAATCAG gATATAGGTACTGCCATTGTTTCAGACACCACAGATGACTTGTGGTTTTTGAATGAGTCAGTGTCAGAGCAATTTGGTGTTGGAAAAAAAGTTGAAGCTGCTGATCCTGAACAAACAAGTGAAGAAGTAGGGAAATTGATAGACAAAAAG GTGACTGAAGTGGGAAAAAATGATGACCTTGAGGACCCTAAATCCATAAGTGACGATACTGATATAGAAGTTACCTCTGAG GATGAGTGGCAGTGTACTGAGTGCAAGAAATTTAACTCTCCAAGCAAGAGGTACTGTTTTCGTTGCTGGGCCTTGAGGAAGGATTGGTATTCAGATTGTTCTAAGTTAACCCATTCTCTCTCCACGTCTGATATCACTGCCATACCTGAAAAGCAAGAAAGCGAAGGAGTTGATGTCCCTGACTGCAGAAGAACTGTATCAGCTCCAGTTGTTAGACCTAAAGATACATACGTAAAGGAAGAAAGCTCGAAACATTTTGATCCTTGCAACTCGGTGGAATTCTTGGATTTGGCTCATAGTTCCGAAAGCCAGGAGACCATATCAAGCATGGGAGAACAATCAGATAACCTTTTTGAACAgagaaaagatacagaaaacatGGAGGATTGCCAGAATCTTTTGAAGCCATGTAGTCTGTGTGAGAAAAGACCACGAAACGGGAACATTATTCACGGGAGGACAGGCCATCTTGTCACTTGTTTTCATTGTGCCAGAAGACTAAAGAAGGCTGGGGCTTCTTGTCCTATTTGCAAGAAAGAGATTCAGTTGGTTATTAAGGTTTTTGTAGCATAG